GTTCACAGAAAAGACACACAGGTGCATATGCAGGTGCACCCACgtaaacatacacactcacacacacaacaacagcGTACTAAGTAACAGAtactgaatattaaccttcatcaggcgatggaaggagacagagacagagtcccacattggagcaccagactgaaatcccaaggtccaaatcaggagcagaaggagagaaagcacgagcaaggaactcaggactgctaggggtgcacccacacactgagaccatggggatgttctatcgggaactcaccaaggccagctgcattgggtctgaaaaagcatgggataaaaccggactcgctgaacatagcggacaatgaggactactgagaactcaagaacaagggcactgggtttttgatccttctgcacgtactggctttgtgggagcctaggcagtttggatgctcaccttactagacctggatggaggtggatggttcttggacttcccacagggcagggaaccttgattgctctttgggctgacgagggagggagacttgattggggaagggagaggaaaatgggaggcggtggcggggaggaggtagaaatctttaataaataaataaataaacatatataacataAGGCAGTAGCTAAAGAGACTTTGGGGGGGtcgagacagggttcttctgtagctttggagcttgtcctgggactagctcttgtagaccaggttggccttgaacctcacagagatccatctctgcctcccaagtgctgggattaaaggtatgcaccaccaccacccctgaaataatttttgaaaaaaaatttgagCCCCCATCTTTGTTTTATAAACTATATCATATGATACAATTTACTGGAATACATAGAACATTTTtggtcatttttctttaaaatagtttataatatCATTTCTATAGTTATCACGCATTAAAATAACATCATTTTAAGACATATTTTGAAATACCTTCAGATTTATATAGTCATTTTCATTGCTAGAGTCTAGCTTCTTTAATGTTTGTCCAGCTTACCCTAATTTCGGGTGATTTGAACGGGAAAGAATCTGGTGTGCTTCACTGGTGTAATTTTCACTGAAATACCTGAACAAGGAAGACGATGAAATGAAAACGTTACACTCACGAGTAGCGTGAAAACCACAGCACAAGCAAATGCTACCATCTAAACAACAGCCTTGTTCCCACAGCCACCCCCCTTTCAAGCCCCTTCAATGGCTCACAGAGGTCTCAGAGTCCAAATTTAATCCTAAGGAATCAGGCCTCTCAATAAGGAACACAGGTAGATGGCAAGACTATCTTAACAGAGAACTCAGCTACAAAGGGATTTCCTAtttacttacaaaaaaaaaaagtcctcgtTTTGAAACTTGCTAATTTCCGGCCTGTACAATACTCAGAGGGCACCAGCTGGGCCGcccgtctctgtctcctctctgccacAGCTGGAGTGCGCATTTCTATCCCACTGCTCACAAGCAGACATCACAGTCCTGTGTGAGTCCTGGCCTTCTTCACATCAGCTCAGGGAAGAGCCCTGTACTCCATCTAGAGGTCTGAGACCCTCAACACAGTCAAGAGTCAGACTGCTAAATGACTAAAGCCCCAGGCtcagagggaggtggggaagtTGCTCATCTTCCTTAAAGATTACTGTCTGATTTATCCTAAGGAAGAAGAATTATATAGAACTTTTAAGATTTTAGAAATTACCAAAGCATACatgcttttataatttaaaataacatacATCTTGAAGTCTCATTATGACATATCTTTCCCCCAATAGCTTTATCCATATTGgcctaaatattttttctcagtaTTAACTTAGTTTAGTtcaatttcagatttttttcacaGTAAAATTATccaaagagccaggcagtggtgatgcatgccttaaatcccagcactctggagaggcaggcagaactcagtgagttcgaggcaagcctattctacagagcaagttccaggatagccaggcctATACAGAGAATCATCTCTcgaaagtaaaaaaacaaagaaattattgGCTTCTCATTCTCTAAATGACTTATAGTGTATAAATCATAATTCACAGGTAAACTGAAAGACTGCAGTCTAAacacatgcatatttataaaagaaCTCTATCTCAACCTTCCTTgtgttgcaaccctttaacacagttcctcacgttgtggtgactccaaccataaaattattttgttgctgctttatagctgtaactttgctactgttatgaatcatggaACTTTCCTCACGGGGCCGTGACCCacacgttgagaaccactggtaaaGAGCTGGGTCTTCCAGTGTACTAGAGTAGTGCTGGCGATCGGCTGTGACGTATTTTAGGGTTCCATGCGCATGGCCCAAGTACTAAGGGAAAAGCCAAGTTGTTACAGCCATGATAAACAGAGCTGGGTCCAGGTCAACTGCCAGACATAGTGAGGGGCATGTCACCTAACCTGATTGTTTTCCCAAATGCAGTCAGAGCCACACAGTGGAAACAGGagggcagaaacagaaaggaggaggaaggcactGCAAACGCTGGTGAGTCATCACagacacaggtgtgcacaggGGATGCGCGGATGCGCATGCGCGCACACTATGTTGCTGGTTGCTGTCAGCACCCTAGCAAACATGTGGACTATAGTTATGAAAACTCAGAGTCAATACGAAACAACAGGTCCGCTCTCACTAGATTTGAAAGAGACGGGAAATAACAAGGAATTGCATTCACCCAAGGAAAGGAAACTTATTTCACTTACACAAGATTGATCAGTCCAAGTATGCCCATGCCTCTGAAGTCTGTTTTGGGATCATCACCTTGGAAACCAATGTCCACCCACTGCTTGGAGATCCGGGCCTTCAACTTTTCCATAGGCATCAGAAGACTCCAAAGCTGTGAAAACATGCTTTTGTGTTACAAATGATAATGATGTTCCTGGTTTACTgggacattttccttttcttagctTAAGTAACTCATAATTGAATACTTTGAACTCAACAACTTTTAGGCAAATTCTAAGACCAACAAGGGTTGAATTAAAAACATGGTGTACTATTCCAATCAGAAAGACTGTTATAAAGAATCATTTCTTTAAATCAAAATCACAGACATCTGGAGCAATGACCTGCCTATGTTTACTAATCATTTGATATATATACAActtctttgatatatatatatatattgacttcCCATTCTCTATATGATTTACAGTCTATAAGTCATAATTCACAATATATGGCAACATATTGATTagtaaacaaatatatatgttagctgcacacacacacacacacacacacacacacacacacacacacacatatatatatatttactagaATTAAATTGCTTAAGAGCAGTCTTGGATAAATGGACCCATAATTTGGTTTGAACAGGTTTTGCTATAATATTGGGTAGTTAATctttaatccaataaaataaaataggaccaaaaacaaataaaataaaataggcctGAGGGAGAGAACcatgaagaaataatattaataaaattcaagagataagtgtatgtgtgtacatgagactatttcataaaatttattttttaattggccTACTTATAAACAAGTAGAATCTTTAACACTAAGGTGTTATCAAGAGTTGTTGACTAACAATCTTTCCCTTCATTAGATATGAACAAACCAGTCAATGAAAactaatttaagaaaatttaGTCAGTTTCAAGATCCTATGTAAGTCATCAGACAAAAACAGAATTGTAGACACTgattaaaaaactgaaaagcttGGCAAAACAAAATGCTTGCACCCCCACCTCCATTTCAGTGCCATGAGGCACTGTTGAGTGTTGGAAGAGTGTCCTGTCACCTAAGAAACTGTCAAGATTGGCCTTCCAGAATTCTGGCCCTGAAGCTAAATCCAACAATTACATTGGACTTTATCTTGCCCACTCTCTTACTAGCAACCCAGACAGCTCATTGACATCAACAAGGAATGTGACCATAGCATAAGGCTTTCAATGTGTGGGCTGCAGTATAAAACCACTACTGtccagttcttttatttatttatttattaagaatttctgcctcctcccctcaaccacctcccatttccctcccccgatcaagtcaccctccctcatctgctcgaagagcaatcagggttccctgacctgtgggaagcccaaggaccgcccacctctatccaggtctcctaaggtgagcatccaaactgcctaggctcccccaaagccagtacgtgcagtaggatcaaaaacccactgcaattgttcctgagttctcagtattcctcattgtcctctatgttcagctagtccggatttatcccatgctttttcagacccaggccagctggccttggtgagttcccgatagaacatccccattgtctcagtgtgtgggtgcacccctcgcggtcctgagttccttgctcgtgctccgtctccttctgctcctgattttgaccttgagatttctgtcccgtgctcctctgtctctgtctcctttcatcgcctgatgaaggttaatattcatgaggatgactatgtgtttgtctttgggttcacctttttacttagcttctctaggaacatgcattataagctcattgtcctttatttattacTGCCCAGTTCTTATTTGATGTCTGATTATGGAGAGGgcatcttgctatgtagcccaggagaGTCTTGAATCCCCTTCCTCTTGCCTCAATCTCTAGAATTCTGAGATTATAGGTACATGCCATCATACTGAGCTTTTAATACTCAAAATTTAATATTCATAAATACAAGTATGGGCCGTAGCCTGGAGATTCTGATTTCATAAGGTTAAGGTGGAAGTTTGTATCCCAAACGTAGACACTGACAAAAGCTGGTGAACATGTTTTTGGATTATACTTAAAACTACTTCAACTCCAGCTTTCTTCCCAGGACTGTTGAGCTAAACTTAGAGTCAGCAACTGTCACTCCCTCCAGAGCTGAACTGCATAAGGGACAGCCAAGGGGAAAGGTGCCTGGAGCAGGCGCTAGGCCGTGTGTCTTATCCCTTCAGGAAGGCAGGTGTTACACAGAAAGCATCTCAAATTAAGGTGAATGAAGATAAGAGTACTCATCTAGGATGCTTTAAATTACTTCAAATATAAGCTCAACCCACATAGTAACCTTTTATTAACCTCAAAATAAtatcaagttttattttaattttgcaattaggtaaagtatttatttatatttttccaaaaaaggtttttctgtttgtttagattttcattttatgtttatgaatgtgtttatgtgcaccatgtgtgtgcctcatGCCttctgagaccagaagagggtgtcagagcccctggagctgcagttacagatggtgctgggaattgaacccaggtcctctgcaatagcagtaaGCACTCTTGGGTGCtgagccctggccctggccccagCCCCAGTTTTGCTGTGTTTAAGCTCTCCCCAAAGTTACTTTCATAGGACTTTTGGTTATGTGCAGTTCTAACTCCAGGTGCAATATATGCTAATGGGTTATGTGTGAGATCAAAGTGGAACGGGAGACTGGGAGAGAAGGGTTTAAGCAGggatggggagcagagaggagaggcaggtaggGAGGGTCAATCAAAACTAAGCACACCACATGAAATGCCAAAAAATCTCTAatatgaggagggaggagggagtgaagtagagaggatgagggagaggagagagggggagggagagaggaagaccaAAAGTATGAAGGAAAGCAAGCATACTCAAAAGCACCCCTTCAGCCCCCTTGAAGGCAGTGTGAACTGGAGCACAGTTGAGCAGGAGGCAGCTCTTCCCAAGCTCTAGGACTTTAGCACCAGCAGCAGGCCAGCCCATCCCCCAGAGCCCTATAATCCCCTTCCCTGCAGGAAGAGCCAGACTGGATGGGCTACAGCACTCTCTACCACAGCGGTGTCActgcctgcacaccctgcacaccagGAGCAAGTGACAGGAAGCTGTCCTTTCTTACAGTTGTAGTCTACTGTGGCAGTTTTGTTGACTGATGCCCCAATGCTGTTGTGCAAAGGGGGCATCTATTTTCATAGCTTCTGTGCTGCTGAGGGAAAGCCCAACCTCCACAAAAAAAATTGGATAAACGGAAGCTCTGGGGCCCAGGCACCCCTGCCTAGAGGCAGAAGAACCCCCCTTTTATGAATGGATAACTTATCTTAGAAGCTCTATTTACCTGAATATATTCTAAAAAATGCTTATCAAGTAAGAGTTATTGatcagggggctggagacatggctcagtggttaagagcactggctcttcttccaaaggacctggattcaattcccagcattcccttggcagctcacaactgtatgtacctcctgttccaggagatccaacaaacacataaacacacaaacacacatgcaaaacaccaatgtacatgaaattaaaaaaaatatttttaaaaagttgttgatCTACAATCTTTCCCGATCAATGAAATCTAACACACATTCTCCAAGAGGCAAACAAATGGGTGGACTGAATGAGCTTCTAGAACCCACACAGTGCTCACAGTTGAAGCTGCCTGCCTGCTGGAACACTAAGCCAGCACTTACCTTGAGGAGCAGTTTCTCATGCTGCGCATTGCCAGAATCATAGGGTTTTTTCCTCACATTTTCCACAGCCTGGTAGAGCTGCTTATAGCCGGATATCTGCAGTAAGCACGTCCTCATGCATATCTGAAAACTGAAAGGATAACATTGTTAGTTTAACTCAAACCTCTTATCACAACAAAGCGAGGCCTGTTTTTCCGTCACACATCTCTGAACACTCCACCACACAGCAATGAAACTCTGAAGTGCACACAGAACAACCCACAAGTTACCTGTTCCCCAGGTAACCTGAGCAGGGCTGGGCACAGCACGCTACAGAGCCCCATGCCATCACAGAGGGAGCAGCACACCTGGTGTCTTTCTCCCGGCAGATGTTCTTCTCCTTCATTATGTCCGCTACACATCTGTCCAACTCACTCTCAGCAACTCGTGTGGCACTCTGGAGGACCTGGGTATCGAGACACAGCTGAATGAGAGAAGTCCCGGAGAGTTGACGTAGAAGTCTGTTTTGAGACATTTAATCAGTCTTACCAAGAacatattaaaatgcaaaaagaaaccaCACTTCCTTCAGATCTCCAAGAGCTGGAATCATGCAAACATTTACAGTTTTCTAAAAGCCTCCtagtttcttttataaaagaaatcctAATTTAACTCAGTgggttaaaaaaataagttatgaaAATGGGAAGAATATGGTTATGAACTATTACAtatttatgaaattgtcaaaaagaTGCAGAGTTTTAAAATCAATGTTAAAAAGGAGCAGCAACAGACTCTAAGAGCTGTCTTCCTGTCTGCAGCCCGGGCTCCCCACCCAGCACCCAGTTCTCTAGCAGCCCTTGCTGGCAGCTTCTTTTCCCACGAAGTACTGTGTCAACATATTAAAAGGTAGCCATTCTGTGGGGTCTGTCTGGTCTGTCTGAAAACTTCCTTGTCTACAAAGCCCTGGTAGGTCCTTTAATCTGGCTCTCTTAGAGGACCATTTGAGCTATCCCGACCCCTCCCTCTATTTCTGCATAAGCCTGTAGATGAGCttgtcagtttcttcaaaacatacTCAATGTGATTCTAATTAAAATTTTGCTAACTCGCCGGATGGTGggggcagatgcctttaatcccagcacttgggaggcagaggcaggggaatctctgagttcaaggccagcctgatcgacacagtgagttctaggacaggctccaaagctacacacagaaaccctgtctagaacaacaaaataaaacagaaaaataacttcaCAAACTCATAGGTCAATTTGGAACTTATATTTTAACAACAATGAGCCTTTTAATTGATGAATACCAggcttcattttattcttttttgatgtgggaatgtcatatatcaatctgttgatttcattggttaagcaataaagaaaccgctaggcccatttgataggcccacccttaggtgggtggagtaaacagaacagaaggctgggagaaagaggctgggtcggagagtcgccatgattttcccactccaggcagatgcaggttaggatcattcctggtaagccagctcgtgggctacagcagattattagaaatgggctagtccaggtgcgagagctagcctagaagaggctagatagaaatgggccaagtggtgtttaaaagaatacagtgtaattattttgggtaaagctagccgtgcgggcagcggggtgctggggacgcagccccgccgctccaccTATTTCAACAGATGGCGCCctacgtgatggactaaatccacttaaaaaacctgagaaggcttaaaaataagggagagagagtttaacacagatttttgctgtttgttggtggcgtgctgtagagagatttcctgattctgcaacagcagcagaaaaaaagctgcgtcattttaaatTGCGGCTTCCTAGGACTGTGCGCCATTGCAAACtgtggctttaaagcatttcaaaggattttatgggactggatgtttgtgtttccccttgggatcagaaggagagtgctctgagacggtgcTGACAGCTCAGCACTCCcagcctgcacctgggcagactgcagaatcaggcttaggcaggcagaagagcatggcggattcctgccgacATACAGAGACgagttttcagactgcgcagtgctctgcgtgtcagatttggctgtaacttggatgaaaagaatttctgtgctgccacctcagtctcagaattaaagtgctgagtgccgctcctacctggcggccccagagctagcacaaaatggtatgtcctccattttgaaattttcctgactcagcagcaggaaaaaactggctgttttaaaatgccggctttctgggctgtgctgccattgcgatctctgtctggatCCTGccggagacagagcttttgaatggagcatttggagtaatgtgctacggcttggttgatggcaatgtggactgctgtgtgcctagaactgtgtgtggctcaggggcaccaaatggctctgaggcaggagctgctcagctccaccatgatgaactgtgctggtcttaggcaggaactaccgtaattaccataaaaacagcgcagttaaggtttagactgggcaggaaacaggctgtaccttattaccgtattacctgtacatggtgcaacttaagtttttaagaagtgcttaacattttaagaaatgctcctggatagtaaaaaaatgttacagattcacaataaaacagattcagacataaaaaaccacactgttgtatgaatgtacgtaggcttgagagagagaagaaaatgaatatagagaataaagttaatggttttaaaaaaaaggtaaagtctttaaagagacagagtacagatagttaagagattaaaagaaataaagaaaaataagccacgtaaaaatggaaaattcacagagagtctggattatgtacattgtgttttctttaaaatttttgacagtgaaggagctaagtacagagagacatttcattatatgggctgctaagctgaacctacacatatgttctaaaggtatcttgacttcggaatttgggtctaaggatatgatgctttggaaagggtcttcttttgttttcacagaggaccagaccctgtggattgcatctatcccgatttggtatgatagaccacgacctcccgaaaagttgctgtgaacatcttcagaaaattacttcactcaactgccaactgagatgaacctgacacacaggttacaccctaaacaATTTGATTAACAGCACctccattcagcaggaagcagtttggagagaaaaaactgcgcccatgttcccaaaatattgtttataaatgttcttttacatttaaagggggaaatgatatagatatgaataatttgcattggtgtggactttaaggtcaattttgttatatgtatatgtatttctgatattgattaaggtattgtgattgtgtagtttttttaaatgtaatgtataattaggaaatataggttgttgatggataatcataaataatagtcaagtttgtagtcatgtcacttagattttctagatatatagagatatatttcagataggcattcttcatatctctcaaaggctgcagaatatggcatttaaaacattttaataacttagggcttttcatgacaatgagacatgtctgctcctggcagcaccaatctacttcgagaggaagatgggcatcgaagaggctccttatggagtttgatagccatttgggcaagaaactgctcttgcctggactgttgcataaaatggacacagagaacccgcagagagaggactgctgaacttgcctaaaggtgagacggtcttttggggttcatgactcatgaaagagtctgcaagacattctgcaggacacagcagatagtgactgaactgtctttgaaattgcctgcttcatggaaatgtctgctggatactatgggcctgaaggctgaagatggatgccccaacggtacagaggaactttgggtgactgtacaggcagcgagatgtctctgtcatttctagagttttggacttcttgtttacttaggtattattatatccttctggggtctttgatggagttgaagaatcaatagttatagttttccttagttatgataaaagataaaatagatataaatattgtaactgtaattcttgcttgataactgttttgctatatgtaattttgctatgttaaagttaaagccttcctttttttgtttaaacagaaaaaggggaagtgatgtgggagtgtcatatatcaatctgttgatttcattggttaagcaataaagaaaccgctaggcccatttgataggcccacccttaggtgggtggagtaaacagaacagaaggctgggagaaagaggctgggtcggagagtcgccatgattttcccactccaggcagatgcaggttaggatcattcctggtaagccagctcgtgggctacagcagattattagaaatgggctagtccaggtgcaagagctagcctagaagaggctagatagaaatgggccaagtggtgtttaaaagaatacagtgtaattattttgggtaaagctagccgtgcgggcagcggggtgctggggacgcagccccgccgctccaccTATTTcaacacttttttttctcaacaatTTCTCCACAAGTTTTAGGGCTGAAGACAGTGTTTACTAAACTCCCCAGTGTGTgctcttctggctgctgtggtAGGTAGCACTGCTCTCTCATGGTCCGGAAGCTCACTGCTAACACAGACAGCAGTGAGCTACCTGCTGCCAGACTGTTCAGTTTGCTTGTTAGTACACAGCAGCAGCCTCTGAGGACTCCAGGGTTGTCCACACTCTCAGACTACATTTCTGCTAATAGTTCTTTCTGGCCAGCTATTTCTTGGGTTTGTTTCTGGTTGGCTGTGGCTCCCAGGATCTCCAGCAATGATGCCgagcagaaacagagaaacacaatTCATCTGCCATATTTCCACTACACATGACAAGACATTCACTATCGGAAAGTTTTCTGTGCCAGCTGCAGACTGTTCGCTGGCCTTCAGGTGGGAGTTTTTAAACATGATCAGATGTTTTAGTATCCAtcaaaatgatcatattttttctgACTCTGTTAGTGTGGTAATAAATTATACTCACTGATTTTAAACTTCAATCATAATTTATTATCCTTGCTGCTGTTCTGTAAGGATTCTTGTATCACATTCATAAAGGGTACTGAGTTGTACTTTTTATTTACATGtctttctttatttggttttagtctgtcctcaaaaaaataaaaaatgcttttttcACCTCTATATCCTAGGACTTTCTGTTAACAGTGGCACTGTTTCTTCTTTCCATGAATGTTTGGTGACAATGAATTAggccaggctggagagaaggctcaatggttaagggcactagctgctcttgtagaagacttgGGTTTCGTTTCCAGCatctacacagtggctcacaaccatctgtaactccagctccaggagatctgatacctttCTGACCATCGTGGGCCCCAAGAATGTACATggtgcacaagcatgcatgccGGCAAACaccctaaaataaaaatacaaaggttcaaatatcttttaaaagagaattaaTTAGGCCAATgatggagatttttttaaacattttaaattggagatttctttttttgaataTATGGCCAGCtaggtcttttgtttattttcacattAGT
Above is a window of Microtus pennsylvanicus isolate mMicPen1 chromosome 6, mMicPen1.hap1, whole genome shotgun sequence DNA encoding:
- the LOC142852086 gene encoding ELMO domain-containing protein 2-like isoform X2; protein product: MFISLWEFFYGHFFRFWMKWVLRQMTGKCELQRIFDTYGGAQRTYRIENSLTYSKSKVLQSATRVAESELDRCVADIMKEKNICREKDTSFQICMRTCLLQISGYKQLYQAVENVRKKPYDSGNAQHEKLLLKLWSLLMPMEKLKARISKQWVDIGFQGDDPKTDFRGMGILGLINLVYFSENYTSEAHQILSRSNHPKLGLPPSSAQRAIKVPCPVGSPRTIHLHPGLVR
- the LOC142852086 gene encoding ELMO domain-containing protein 2-like isoform X1, with protein sequence MFISLWEFFYGHFFRFWMKWVLRQMTGKCELQRIFDTYGGAQRTYRIENSLTYSKSKVLQSATRVAESELDRCVADIMKEKNICREKDTSFQICMRTCLLQISGYKQLYQAVENVRKKPYDSGNAQHEKLLLKLWSLLMPMEKLKARISKQWVDIGFQGDDPKTDFRGMGILGLINLVYFSENYTSEAHQILSRSNHPKLGQHAAKAPGTQRSNKHHETRSGTTLRAAWSGFSPGAEDGGLEQE
- the LOC142852086 gene encoding ELMO domain-containing protein 2-like isoform X3; this encodes MFISLWEFFYGHFFRFWMKWVLRQMTGKCELQRIFDTYGGAQRTYRIENSLTYSKSKVLQSATRVAESELDRCVADIMKEKNICREKDTSFQICMRTCLLQISGYKQLYQAVENVRKKPYDSGNAQHEKLLLKLWSLLMPMEKLKARISKQWVDIGFQGDDPKTDFRGMGILGLINLVYFSENYTSEAHQILSRSNHPKLGLDSRTDPGGDNRILDRDIHGCGRTCSF